Genomic segment of Caproiciproducens sp. NJN-50:
GGGTCGAACGCCGCGAGAAAATCCGATGGGATGTGGACCAGGTTCGGCTTGACGCCGAGCGCCGTGCCGATCGACTCCAGCGCGTCGTTCCAGGTGATCGCCTCGTCGCTGGTGATGTGGACCGCCTCTCCGATCGCGTGCGGATTGCCCAGAAGCCCGCAGAACCCCTTTGCGAAGTCGTCCGCGTGCGTAAACGTCCAAAGAGTCAGCCCGTCGCCGTGCACGATGACCGGCTTTCCTAAACGAATGCGCGAAAGCACCTGCCAGCCGCCCTTGCCGCCGAAAAAGGGCAGAGGGACTTTCCTGTCGCAATAAGTGTGGCTGGGACGCACGATGGTGACGGGAAAGCCATGGGACCGGTATGCCGTTGTGAAAAGCTCCTCGCAGGCGATTTTGTCCCGCGAATAGCGCCAGAACGGATTGCGCAGCGGCGTGCTTTCCGTGATGGGATACCGCACCGGCGGTTTCTGATAGGCACTGGCCGAGCTGATAAACAGGAACTGCCGGGTTTTCCCGGTGAAAAGGGAGATGTCCCGCATCGCCTGCTCCGGCTTCAGAACGGTGAAGTCCGCGACGGCGTCGAAGATTCTGCCGGAGAGCAGCCGCTCCATTTCCTCTTCGTCCGAAATATCCGCTTTCAGCAGTTCCGCGCCCGAGGGCGCGAGTTCCGGATGGCTGCCGCGCGTCAGCAGCGTCACCTGATCCCCGCGCGCCGCGGCGAGAGAGGCCGCCGAAGCGCTGATGACGCCGGTTCCGCCGATAAACAATACTTTCATCTTGCACACTCCTGTTTCCTGTATTATAATATAATAACATCGAAGGCTGCCGTCCCGGACATCCGGGAGGAAAGCGGTTTGTATATTTGCCCGTAAGGCTGCATAAAAATAAACAATTCTCAAGAATCGAAGAAAGGAAGTGACCGCGATGCTGAAAAATTTATCCTTTTTGAACATGCTGGTCTGGAATCTTGTCATTGCAGGGCTTTGGCATCTGGTCGTATTCCTGATCTGCATCAGAATGCCGAAATCCGCTTTTGACCCGGAAAAGGGGCGCTACGCGCCGAAACAGTGGGAACACGGCGGCCGCTGGTATCGGGATACACTGAAAATTCAGTTCTGGAAAGACAGGGTTCCCCAGCATATCGGGAAAAACGGATTTTCCAAGCAGCATTTGACGGAAATGTCGATCGACTATCTGGATGAATTCATCGTGGAGACCTGCAGGGGGGAGTGGATGCATCTGAAAAACTGCATCTGCGCCGTTGTCACGCTGCTCATCAACCCGCTGCTGGTCGGGATCGTCATGTCCTTTCTGATTATGCTGGCGAACGCCCCGTTTGCGGCCGTTCAGCGCTACAATCGTTTCCGTCTGCTGATCCTCCGGAAAAGACGCCTGCGGGACATCCGGTCTTCCCAGATGGAGCAGAACGCCGTCACCGCCTGATCCGAAACATTTTGTATTCTGTAAAACAGCCATGCCGTTTGCGGTACGGCTGTTTTTTGACTGCTGCCGGGGAAGGAAAATCCGATGAAAAAAATCCGTCTTCCCATTCTAGCCTGCCTGTGCTGGCTGCTGGCACGATTTCCGACGGTTCCTGCGTCCGCAGACTCCGCCGCCTACTTTTCCTATTCGATGAACCCCGTGTCCGCATCGGGAGAAGAACTGGTGCGCCTGGACGTGGCTGCCTACAAAACGGAAGAGACGGCGGCGGGGTTTCGGCTGAAGATACAATATGACGAGGACAAGCTCGATTATGTCAGCACCGAGACATCCGGCGCGGTCAAGAGCGGCACGATGCAGACAAACGGAGGTTCCGGCCTGGTCAGCAGCGTCTATGTCTGCAATACGGAAAACGGATACGCCCCCAAACTTTCCGGCACGGTCGCGTCCTTTGTGTTTCAGGTGGAGGCGGGTGCGAAGGCGGGAAACACGGCCCTGACCGTTTCGGCGGACCAGGTCTGCGATTATGATGGAGATTCCCTGGACGCGGACCAGGCGGAAACGAAGCTGAGCCTGAAGATTCTGCCTTCCCTTTCCTCAAAAGCCGCCCTGACCTCGCTTACCCCTTCGGCCGGAAAGCTCGAGCCGGATTTTTCGCCTTCGGTCCGCAGCTATTCTCTGGCGGTCGGCAGCGAGGTCAGCACCGTGGAGCTTCGGCCCGCCGCGGCGGACGGAGGAAAGGCCTCTGTCAGCCGGAAAACACTCAACGGGGCGGGAAAGGAGACGCAGATTGCCATCACGGTCACATCCGAGGACCGGTCGCAGACTGCGCAGTATCTGGTTACGGTCCAGCGTGCCGCAAAGGGAGACGGCGCCGTATCCGCAACGGGAGGAAAAGGGGGAGTCGAGAGCCCTGGCGCAGGCGGGGACCGCAAAAAGCCGGTATCGCTCCCGGAAGATGCGGGCGAAGTTCAAAACCAGGACGGCCCGGGCTCGCAGGTCCGGCCGCCGGAGGCGGAACAAGCCGCGGATTCGCCGCAGGCCGCTGCGGAAGCGCCGGGGAACGGGGAACAGAAATCTTCCGGGGACAGAACGCTGGTTCTGGTCGGAGACCGGATGCCCTCCTTTTTCACCGGGATGCTGGCCGCGGCCCTCTGCATCACGGTCGGCATTGCGATCAGCCTTTGGCTGCCGATCCGGCGGCAGCACTGAGACTCAGGCCTTGCCTGATAAATAAAAAACGCCGGATAGACAAATTCCTTCATTTTTCACACGAGGCCTAGGTCTTTTTTGTGAACTCCGTGTGGCAGACCGGGCAGGTGATCACGATTTTCCCCTTGCCTTTCGGCACACGCAAGGTGTTCTTGCAGCTTGGGCACCGGAAATACCGGTGCGTTTTTTTATCGTTCATCCGGTACAGGGTCCTGCCCCGCCAGCCTTCAAACCGGCCGGAAGCCGTGCGGAACCAATGGGTGATCCGGCCCCAGTACTTTAAAAACACGGCGTTTTCCTGATAACGGCGGGAAGTATTTCTGGAAAAGATCCGGAAAATTCCCCAGACCAGAAGCGCGAGAGCCAGAAAAGAAAGAATCGGCAGCCCGAGCAGTCTGGCCAGAAAAACCAGCACAAGATAAATCACAATCAGCCCGAGGCCGAGCTGGTCGGAGCCGTACCGCCCCGCCATCATCCGGCTGTACCAATAAGAGAAGCGCATAAGCCAGTTCAAACTTTCACATCCTTTCGCCGTGGAATTTCTATCATTATCATAGCATAGAAGCCCCGGAAAGAATTGAATAAACTGTAAAAACAAAGCTGCCGCGTCTCCTTTGCGGCAGCCTGAAACTTTATTGGATCACAACCGCAGTACCTTTCGGAATATGATCGTAAATCCATTTGGCGTTCTCCGTTTCCAGCCGGATGCATCCGTGGGACGCCGGGGTTCCGAGCTTCGCGGCCTCCTGCGGCTCCATGTCCTCGTTTTCATCGAACGGAAGGCTGTGGAACAGATAGGTCTTGTAAAAACGGGTCCAGTAATAGGCGCCTTCCTTTACCGCGGGATTGTAGAAGGATTCTCCGCGGTCGGTCACGGTAAAGGTCCCGGTCGGCGTTTCGCTGCCCTCCTCGCCGGAGGAACAGGCGAATTCCTTGACCAGCCGGTCCTTTGCATCCAGTACGCGGACTTTCTGGTCCTTCAGCGACACGTCGATTTTCAGCGGCTTTTGCGCTTGCTCCAGGGAAACGGCCGGGGTTTCCGGACCGCTGGAAGCGGGAGGCGCGGATTCCCGGCTCTGCGCGGGTGCGGACGACGCCGGAGAGGAGGATGCGTCAGCCTGGGAGGACGGCGGCGCGGAGGACTCCGGTTCGGCCGCCTTTGCAAACATGTCAAATTTCAGCCATTCGACGGCAACGGACATTCCCTCGCTGAACTGATCCGGCTTCAGCGAGGCGTAAGTCGCGCCCGCGCCCACGAAAAGAATCAGGGCAACGAGAAGAATGTGTTTCAGCGGTCCTTTTCCGCGTTCCTTCATCGGGAATCGGCACGTCCTTTCCTTTTTCGTCAGAATCCCGCCGCGTCCGGCGGCAAGTTCGAATTTCACTTCTTTTATTTATATTATAAAACCACGGACGCGGTTTTCCAACGTCCGTGAAAGAATTCATAATAATTTTACATATAGAGAAAAAATCGGACTGTTTTCGTTCGTTTACGACGGATTTGCGACCACGCCGAGAAAGAGGGGAAGGTCCGTCGAAGTGTCAACCACGGCGATGACGAACGGCCGGTCAAACTGCAGGACATGATCGGGCCGCGAGGATCCGGCCATGCCGACGGAGGTCACGGCTCCGGCTTTCAGACCCTTTTCGTCGGCCTGGATGAATGTTTTCTGCAGGACCGAATTGATAAACAGCTTGCCGCTTGGCGAACTGCCCATCGCCGAGAAATCCGCTTTCGCCGAATCGAACGCGTCGGAAAGGCCGAGCGATTTCAGCGCGTCGTTCAGGCCCAGCGTGCAGTCGAATTTGAATTTCGGCAGCGACGCCGAAGCAAATGCCTGCCCTCCGGAGCGCATCAGGCTCAGAAAGCTCTCTCCCGTCAGGCCCTTGAGATATTCATTCAGCGCCGTCCCGTTTTTTGGCAGGATCGCCGCGAAGGCGTAGCGCGGGTCCTTCAGCTGCTTGAGGATTCCCTCCGCCGCGCCGTCGCTCAGGTACGTTTCCATCGACCCCATCATTTTGGCGGTTTTGTCTCCGCCCGGCGCGTGAAACGTGTCGTCGGTGCATCCGTTATAAGCGTGTTCCCAGTCCTGCTCCAGATAGAGCGCGTTCATGAGAAACATCATGTCCGAGGGGTCGATCTTTTCGACCATTTTCTTGATGTTCCCGTCCGTGCTTTTGCTGACCCAGCCGTTGATCTTTCCGACGGAGGCGGGGTCCTCAAAGTCGAGCCGGAATGCATCCGAGCCGAAATAATCCGCGTTGGCCTGTAAAAACGGCTTTTCGACGGTCAGGCTTTTGTCCCGGTACCAGATCGAGTTGGCAAGCAGAAGCTTTCCTTCCGAGACGGATTTGAGGGCATTCTGCTCCGAAGCGAAATTTCGGTTCAGCGCCGAAAGATCCATTCCGCCGCCGAGCAGGGCCTCGAACTGGGAGAGCGTGTCTCCCTTTGCGCCGTTTGCCGTCATGCCGAGCGCGAGCGCGGCGGAAGCGGGCGAAACGAGGGAGTTTTTGTCGGCGGCGGCCGTCTTTTGAAAAAGTTTCACCGCGAAATCTGCCTGTGCCGAGACAAAATCGGAATCCGGTTTTGTCGGGATTTCCCGCTTTTGCGCGCTGATTCCCTCCATCAGGTTTTCCTTCGCCTCCACGGTGACGGTCGCCGGCTTCAGAAGCGGAGAAAAAGCCAGAACGCAGACAAGCGCGGCGGCCAGCGCGCCGGTGATCATCCAGCGTTTTTTTCGCGGTCGCCCTCCCGCCTGTTCCATCCGGCCGGCGGTTTCCCGCGTCCATTCTTCGGAAACATGGATGCGATTGCATTCTTCCCGGTATTTTTCCCTGTTATTCATCGTCAAAACCTCCTGTCAGCAGGTCTTTCAGCGCGGCGCGCGCCCGGTGCAGCCAGGAGGAAACCGTGTTTTCCCTCCTGCGCAGGATATGCGCGATTTCCCCGACGCTCAGACCCTCGTAATAATGAAGATAGATCACGTTCCGGTAGGGAACCGGCAGGCACAGGACCGCTTCCATCACTTCGGAGCCCCTCGCTTCGCCCGGCGGGTCCTCCGAAAGCGGGACCGCCCTCCGCTGCGCCGACCTGAGAAAATCCCGGCACTGGTTGACGGTCACCCGGATCATCCAGGCCTTTTCATGCTCCGGCGAAACGAATGCGCGGCGCGCGGTGATCCGTTTTAAAAACACCTCCTGTGCGATGTCTTCGGCGTCGGCCCTCGATCCGACATTGTGCAGGGCGATTCGCAGCACCATGCCGGAATACCGCTTCAGGAGTTCCTCCGCGCGAGTCTCTGCAGCCTCCATTCCTTTCTCCCCTTTCATTGATAATACGACGCGGAAGCCGGTTTTCTTGCGCCGCTGAAAAATTTTTTTGTTTTTCGTCCGGCCGTAAAAGCGGCCGGGCCCAGAGTTTAGAAATTATTTTCAGTTCGTTCATATTTAGGCTTGCAACGGGGCATCCCTATGGTATAAAATAAAGGGGTAAAAACAAGTGCGAACAACGAACGCAATTGATTTGGGCAAGGAAGTCCGACACGCTGTGCCGGCTTTTTTTGGCTTTATTTGAAATTTTGCCGCCGGGAGGTATGCGGAGTGGGCCATTACAGCAAAGAGGATATCTACAGGCTGGTGGAAGAAAACGACGTCACGTTCATCCGTCTGCAGTTTACGGACATCACGGGAATGATGAAGAACGTCGCCATCACAAAGAGCCAGTTGGAAAAGGCGCTGGATAACCAGTGCGTTTTCGACGGCTCTTCCCTGGACGGATTTGCGCGCGACGCGGAAGCGGACATGTGCCTGCATCCGGACCGCGACACGTTTACCATGCTTCCCTGGCGGCCGACCCACGACGGAGTGGCCCGCCTGATCTGCGACGTCTATTCCCCCGAAGGGGAGCCCTATGACGGGGACCCCAGGCAAATCCTGAAAAAGGAAATGAAAAAGGCCGCGGAGCTTGGGCTGGAATTCAACGTCGGCCCGGAATGTGAATTTTTTCTGTTTGAAATGGACGACTACGGCAGGCCGACCACGCAGACGCGCGACACCGCGGGTTATTTTGACCTCGGCCCGATCGACATCGGCGGCGACATCCGGCGCGAGATCTGCCTGACTCTGGAGAACATGGGCTTTGAGCTGGAGGCGTCCCACCACGAGGCGGCGGTCGGCCAGCACGAGATCGACTTTAAATACGACACCGCGCTCAAGACGGCGGACAACATCATGACGTTTAAGATGGCGGTCAAATCGATCGCGAAAGCCTCCGGCGGCTACGCCACTTTCATGCCGAAGCCGCGCTCGGACGTGAGCGGCTCCGGCATGCACCTTCACATGTCGCTGATGAGCGGCGGAAGGAACCTGTTCGACGGGCCGGACGATCCCTCGGAAAACGGGCTGAGCGAAACGGCATACCGGTTTATGGCCGGCCTTCTGGCCCATGCCGGGGCGCTGACGGCCGTGTGCAACCCGACCGTCAATTCGTACAAGCGGCTGGCCTCCGGCTATGAGGCGCCCGTGCACATCACGTGGTCCTGCCGCAACCGCAGCCCGCTGGTCCGCATTCCCTCCGCCAGGGGGAGGGGCTCCCGCATCGAATTCCGTTCCCCGGACCCGTCCGCCAACCCGTACCTGACGCTGGCGTGCTGCCTTGCGGCAGGGCTGGACGGCATTGAGAAAAAATTGACGCCGCCTCCCGCCACGGACCGCGACCTCTTCGATCTGCCCGACAGTACCGTTGCGGAAATGGGCATCGGGACGCTTCCGCTCAGCCTGATGGACGCGGCGGAGGAACTGAAAAAAGACCCGGTCGTCTCCGACGTTCTGGGGGAACACGCGCTGCGGAACTTCCTGCTGGACAAAAAGCGCGAGTGGGGCCGCTACACGCGCGCCGTCACCGACTGGGAAATCGAAAATTATCTTCAGAAATACTGATGACGCGCGGTGCCTTTTCACGGTTTCGCTGATTCCGCACGCTTTGCCCCGGTTAATACGCCGCTGCATTCATCCCGGCTATAGGGGCTCTGACCGCTCTCCCGCCAAACATGTCTTCCGGTTTCATTCCGGGCTGAATGGCGGGGCTTTTTTTATCCGGTCTTGAATTCGGCTGCGCTGCGCGTTAAAATAGGAGCATCATTGACACGGAAGGAAACGGATATGAGGGAACAAAAAAACATCCTTGCCGTACACGATATCTCCTGCGTCGGAAAATGTTCCCTGACGGTGGCGCTGCCGATCCTCTCCGCCGCGGGCTGCACGGTCAGCGTCCTTCCGACGGCGGTTCTGTCCACGCATACGGGGGGCTTTGCCGGGTTTACGTTCCGGGACCTGACCGGGGACCTTCCGGGCATTCTGGAACACTGGAAATCGCTCGGGCTCCGGTTCGACGCGATCTACACCGGCTACCTCGGCTCGTTTGAGCAGCTCCGGCTGGTCTCCCGGGTGGTCGCCGAATTCCGCGCGCCGGGCGCACCCGTCTGCGTCGATCCCGTCATGGCGGACGGCGGACGCCTGTATGCTTCCTTCGGACCGGATTTTCCGCAGGGGATGGCCGCCCTGTGCCGGAAGGCGGACCTGATCCTGCCGAACCGGACGGAGGCGGCGCTGCTGCTGGACGAGCCCTACCGGGACGGGACGCAGGAGCGGGCGGAGACGGAACAAACGCTGCGCCGGCTTTCGGCGCTCGGCCCTCGCCGCGTGGTGATGACCGGGGTCTCGTTTTCCCCGGAAAAAACGGGCTGTGCCTTTTACGACCGGGAAACAGATCGGGCCGGATACGCGTTCTCGCGGAAAATCGAGGGCTTTTACCACGGCACGGGCGATGTGTTCGCCAGCGCGATGATCGGCGCGCTGATGAACGGCCTGCCCCTGGAAGAGGCGGCGCGCGCGGCCGTGGATTTCACGCAGGGCGCGATCGCCCGCACCCATCTTGCCGGAACGGACGTCCGGTTCGGCGTGAATTTTGAGGAAGGCCTCCCCGCCTATGCGCGGATGATGAGTCAGGCCTGCCCGGAGGAATGAACCATGAAAAAGAATCCGTCTAAAATCGACATTATTAAAACGGTGATGAAGGACGTGGAAGAAGACGTCGGAAATGAGGAAATGATCCACCTGATCCTTCAGCGGCAGTTTTCCAAAAACACCGACAAAAGGGTGAACGAACAGCTGACCTTCGGGCAGCGGGCGGCGGACGCGATCGCGCGCTTTGCCGGGAGCTGGACCTTTATCCTGATTTTTACCGCCGTCATTCTGGTCTGGGTCGGCGCCAACGTCTATTTTCTCGCGAACCCCTACGACCCGTATCCATTCATCCTGCTCAACCTGGTGCTTTCCTGCATCGCCGCGGTGCAGGCCCCGCTCATTATGATGAGCCAGAACCGCCAGGAGGAAAAAGACCGGCAGCGCGCGGAAAACGACTATATCGTCAACCTGAAAAGCGAGATCATCGTCGAGGACCTTCACCGCAAAATCGACGAGCTGCTGAAAAACCAGAAGAAAATCCTGAACGGGGAAAAATCCGGACAGAAACAGACACAGAGCGCAAAAAAGAAAGGCGACGGGGATGAAGCATAAAATCCGCACGGAAGCGTTTGACCTGATGCAGTATTTTTACTCTTCGGCGCACGATCCGCTGATCCGGGCGCTGATCCGGTTTTCGGGGCGGCTGGACCCGGACGTGCTGCGGCGCGCCGTCGATCTTTCGGCGTCCTCCGTGCCGCAGATCCGCTGCGTGTTTTCGGCGGAGTCGCGCGGCTGGGAGGACCGGGGCTTTTCCGCGAACCGGATCGTCCGCGTGACGGAGGCCGGAGAGAAGAATGCGGCGGAACGCCTGCTGCTGGATACGATCAAGCTGGATTCGGAGCCGCAGCTGAAAATTCACCTGGTCCGCGGGCCGGGATCGGATACGCTCTGCGTCATTTTAAGCCATTTGGCCGCCGACGGCACGGGTTTTAAACAGTACCTGTACCTTCTGGCGTCGCTGTACCGCCGCTGTGCGGAAACCCCCGGGACCATCGTGCCGCCGGAACCGCTGGACCGGGGCGTCGGGCAGATCTTCCGCGGGATGGGCCTGACGGAGCGCCTCCGGATCCTGCGCGCCCCTATGGATTGCCGGAAGCAGGAAAAAGAAATGTATCTTCCGACCGAGGAGGAGCAGGGGGAGCCGGTCACCGTGCTGCGCCGCGCCGGCGGCGAGCTGTTTTCCGCTTTAAAACAGTACGCGAAAAAGGCGGGGGTCACCGTCAACGACGTTCTGCTGACCGCCTACGGCCGTGCGCATTTCTCGCTGACGGGATGCGCGGACCTTGAGATTCCCTGCCCGGTGGACCTGCGCAAATACCTGCCGGACGGCGCGCGCTGCGGAATCTGCAACCTGACCGGCAATTATGTTTGCCGCGTTTCCCCGGAAAAGGGAGAACTGTTCCGGGAAACGCTGAAAAGAGTCGCAGCCCAGATGTCTGGGCAGAAAGGGAGCAGGAACTGCCTGAAGGGCCCGATGCTTCTGGATTTTCTGTTTACCGTTCTGCCCTATCCGGCAAGGAAAAAGGTCTTTGACCGGAATTTTTCCATTCCGGTGATCTCCTTTACCAATCTGGGCGTTCTGGACGGGAAGCGGCTGGACTTCGGGAATGGAAAAATCGAGGACGCTTATCTGACGACGGCGGTCAAGCACCCGCCGAGCTTCCAGATTTCGGTCTCCACGCTCGGCAATTGCTGCACGCTGGGCAGCAGCCTGTACGCGACGGAAAAGAACCGCAGCGTCGCCGAGCGCTTCCTCGACGGGATGATTTCGGAATTGGAGCTGGCCGTCTCGGAAAATCCGCATAAAGCCCCGCCAAAGAGCCAGAATAATGCCGGAGGTGGTTCCCGTGCCAAAGGACAGCCAGCCGGACGGCAAAAAAAGCCGGCTTCGGAAAGCAAACGGGCAGACTCCCGTCACAAGGGAGAACAAAAATCAAAACAGGAGCGAAAAAAAGCAATCCGTTAAAAACAACGACGTTTGAAAGGGGAGCCGAGATGGCGAAAGCGGGAATGCGGCGCCCCGATTCCGGGGAGCCGACGCAGAGCAGCAAAAAGGCCCATATGCCGAAGAATACACATCCCGTGCCGGAACTGCAGGGCAGGGAAAAGCACGGGGAAAAGCGCGCGCGGCCAACGGAGTAAGGTGCGGTTTGGCCGGCGTTCCAGGGGGAAAAGCGGAGCCGCTTTTCCCCCTCTGCGCATCAGGGCGCATGGGCCGCCAAAACAAACGGATCCCGCACTCTCCCCTTGACAGAGCGGCCCGTATTTTCATGCTGGACCGGAGAGCTTCCGCGCTGTCGGCGGGAGTGTCCCCGGTCTCTCCCGCCCGGCGAAGCGAACGGCATTCCCATGCGGACCGGGAACCGGAGCTCCCGAACTGTCAGCGGGAGTGTCCCTAAACTCTCCCGCCAAACGGAGCAAATGATGCTATTCTTGCTGACAGGCGGGGCGTGCCTGCAGGCTCAGCCCGCCTGTCAGGGACGGATGTAGGCGTATCCCTCCTCCTGGCGGAGCGCCAGCTCCACCACGCCGGAAGGAACCGTTTGAGCCAGAGGAAGCAGATCGCCGGGTTCTATGTTCAGGCCGCGCATCGCGTTGCGGCAGCCCGCGAATCGGACCCCGGACCGGGCAAGCTCTTCCATGCGCTCCGTAAGCTCCGCCTGGGCAGCCGCCTGGGCGGTCAGCTGGCGGACGGCTTCGGAATTCGCCAGGATTTCGATTTCGAAGAGGACATGCTCCGCGCGCGCGTACTTCATCATGCTTTCCGCGTTGGAGAGGACCATCGGCCAGCGGCCGGATTCATCCACGTGAAAAATCACTTTTGGCATTTTTATCGCATCCCTTTCCTGTTTTTACCACTATAATACAAAGCCCGGAATTTTGCAAACACGGAAAGAAGCAATGTCCAGGGAACTTTTTGCCGGTTTTATGCTATAATAAGACGAAAAACAGAGAAACGACTGAATCGGGGGCGCCGCTATGGGCGAAATCGTAACCATCTATCGGATCAATTGCTTTTCCGCTCCGGAACCGGAATGGGAAGGCGAAAGCTGTTCCCTCCTGCCGTGGGGGGACCCGCCCGGCCTTCGCGGACAGGACGACGGAGGGCGGGAGTACGTCCTGCCGGAGCGTTACGCCGAGGGGATCGCCCCGGGCGGGAGCCCGGCGGTGTTCAGCGAGGAGGGCGTTCTGTGCGAACTGATGCTCCACAACGGCCGCCCGCTTCTGATTGACGGGGAAAAGCGCCGCGCCTGGCTGCTGGAGCCGGTCAGGAAAATCGCGTCTTACCGCCAGATGTCGGGCATGACGCTCTCCGAGCTTGCCGAGCGCATTTCCGTCGAACCGAAGCTCCTCTACGAGTGGGAGAATCTCGAGCGGGAGCCGGATGAGGAGGCCCTTTCCAGAATCGCGTCGATTCTGGGCTGCAAACCGTCGGATTTGCGTTAAAAATTTCTTTTGGCGCTTGCAAAGCGGAGTATTTTCGTCTATAATATAAATGCACATCAAATTAGTATACATTAAGGGCAAATGCCCTTTTCGTCGAACAAAACCGGAGAGGTGGAAAAATCAGTGCAGCTATTGGAAATCAGGGATCTGACGGTCAGCGTGGAGGGAAACCGGATTCTCCGCGGGCTGAATCTTGCCGTTGGCAAGGGGGAGGTTCATGTTCTGATGGGACCGAACGGCGCGGGGAAGTCCACGCTGGTCAACACCGTCATGGGGCACCCGCAGTACCACGTGGACGGCGGCTCGATCCTGTTTGAAGGAAAAGATATTACGAACGAGCCAGCGAACGAAAGGGCGAAAGCCGGAATTTTCCTGTCCTTTCAGAATCCGGAGGAGGTTCCGGGCATCTCGCTGGAAAATTTCATGCGGACCTCGCGCTTTGCCGTCACGGGCAAGCCGGTGAAGCTGTTCGCCTATAAAAAAGAACTGGCGCAGAAGATGGAGGAACTCGGCATGGACGACGAATATGCCTCCCGGTACCTCAACGTCGGCTTTTCCGGCGGGGAAAAGAAAAAGTCGGAGATCCTTCAGATGCTGATGCTGAACCCCAGGCTCGCGATTCTGGACGAAACGGATTCCGGCCTGGACGTGGACGCGGTCAAGATCGTTTCGCAGGGTGTGAAAAAGTTCCGGACAGGCGAAAACTCCCTGCTCATCATCACACATAACACCAAGATACTGGATTACCTGCCGGTGGACGCCGTGCACGTCCTGATGGACGGCAGAATCGTGCGGACGGGCGACCGGACGCTGATCGACCGGATCAACGCTTCGGGCTTCCAGGGCCTCGCGGCCCCCGCCGTCTGAGAACGCGGAGGGAAATAAAGTTGAACGCACTGCATAAAAGAAAAACACAGGTGGAGGACATCGACCGCACCGTCTACGACATCCGCGACAGGGTCGATCCCTCCTACCAGGTCGGACAGGGCCTGACGGCGAAGATCGTCAATGAGATTTCCGCCGCGAAGAACGATCCGGAGTGGATGCGCCTGTTCCGCTTAAAGTCGCTTCAGGTTTACAACCGCCTGCAGCTTCCTGGATGGGGCCCGCCGCTGGACGGGCTGAACATGGACGAGATCGTCACCTACATCCGCCCGAACACCGGGATGAAGGCCAAATGGAACGAGGTGCCGGACGATATCAAAAATACGTTCGAGCGCCTCGGAATTCCGGAGGCGGAGCGGAAATCGCTCGCGGGCGTCGGGGCGCAGTACGACTCGGAGGTCGTGTATCACAACGTGCGCGAGGAAGTAAGCCGTCAGGGCGTTGTCTACACCGACATGGAAAGCGCCATCCGCGACCCGGAATACGGTCCGATGGTCCGCAAGCATTTTATGAAGCTGGTTCCACCGGAGGACCACAAGTTCGCGGCGCTGCACGGCGCGGTCTGGTCGGGGGGATCGTTCGTCTACGTTCCGCCGGGCGTGAACGTGGAGATCCCGCTGCAGTCCTATTTCCGGCTGAACGCGCCGGG
This window contains:
- a CDS encoding pyridoxamine kinase yields the protein MREQKNILAVHDISCVGKCSLTVALPILSAAGCTVSVLPTAVLSTHTGGFAGFTFRDLTGDLPGILEHWKSLGLRFDAIYTGYLGSFEQLRLVSRVVAEFRAPGAPVCVDPVMADGGRLYASFGPDFPQGMAALCRKADLILPNRTEAALLLDEPYRDGTQERAETEQTLRRLSALGPRRVVMTGVSFSPEKTGCAFYDRETDRAGYAFSRKIEGFYHGTGDVFASAMIGALMNGLPLEEAARAAVDFTQGAIARTHLAGTDVRFGVNFEEGLPAYARMMSQACPEE
- a CDS encoding DUF1003 domain-containing protein, which translates into the protein MKKNPSKIDIIKTVMKDVEEDVGNEEMIHLILQRQFSKNTDKRVNEQLTFGQRAADAIARFAGSWTFILIFTAVILVWVGANVYFLANPYDPYPFILLNLVLSCIAAVQAPLIMMSQNRQEEKDRQRAENDYIVNLKSEIIVEDLHRKIDELLKNQKKILNGEKSGQKQTQSAKKKGDGDEA
- a CDS encoding DsrE family protein — encoded protein: MPKVIFHVDESGRWPMVLSNAESMMKYARAEHVLFEIEILANSEAVRQLTAQAAAQAELTERMEELARSGVRFAGCRNAMRGLNIEPGDLLPLAQTVPSGVVELALRQEEGYAYIRP
- a CDS encoding helix-turn-helix domain-containing protein, translating into MGEIVTIYRINCFSAPEPEWEGESCSLLPWGDPPGLRGQDDGGREYVLPERYAEGIAPGGSPAVFSEEGVLCELMLHNGRPLLIDGEKRRAWLLEPVRKIASYRQMSGMTLSELAERISVEPKLLYEWENLEREPDEEALSRIASILGCKPSDLR
- the sufC gene encoding Fe-S cluster assembly ATPase SufC gives rise to the protein MPFSSNKTGEVEKSVQLLEIRDLTVSVEGNRILRGLNLAVGKGEVHVLMGPNGAGKSTLVNTVMGHPQYHVDGGSILFEGKDITNEPANERAKAGIFLSFQNPEEVPGISLENFMRTSRFAVTGKPVKLFAYKKELAQKMEELGMDDEYASRYLNVGFSGGEKKKSEILQMLMLNPRLAILDETDSGLDVDAVKIVSQGVKKFRTGENSLLIITHNTKILDYLPVDAVHVLMDGRIVRTGDRTLIDRINASGFQGLAAPAV